A stretch of Camelina sativa cultivar DH55 chromosome 18, Cs, whole genome shotgun sequence DNA encodes these proteins:
- the LOC104761469 gene encoding uncharacterized protein LOC104761469: protein MNKLISCVIFLFITLFLSFSLSSPSYPTVHDVLRAKGLPAGLLPQEVDSYILHNDGRLEVFLAAPCYAKFETNVHFAAVVRGNLSYGSLIGVEGLSQKELFLWLQVKDIVVENPNSGVIVFDIGVAYKQLSVSLFEDPPKCNPYGVLKTKMMRRGSRGFEAQM, encoded by the exons ATGAACAAACTCATCTCTTGtgtgatctttctcttcatcactctcttcctctccttctccCTCTCATCCCCGTCGTATCCGACGGTCCACGATGTTCTCCGAGCAAAAGGTCTCCCCGCGGGACTCTTACCTCAAGAGGTTGATTCTTATATTCTTCACAACGACGGTCGTCTCGAGGTTTTCCTAGCGGCGCCGTGTTACGCCAAATTCGAGACGAACGTGCACTTCGCTGCCGTAGTGAGAGGGAATCTGAGCTATGGGAGCCTCATCGGAGTAGAAGGGCTATCTCAAAAAGAGCTCTTCTTGTGGCTTCAGGTGAAAGATATCGTCGTCGAGAATCCAAACTCCGGTGTCATTGTGTTTGATATCGGCGTGGCCTATAAGCAGCTTTCCGTCTCTCTCTTTGAAGACCCTCCCAAGTGTAACCCTTacg GTGTTTTGAAGACAAAGATGATGAGAAGAGGTAGTAGAGGATTTGAAGCCCAAATGTGA
- the LOC104761470 gene encoding uncharacterized protein LOC104761470, translating into MGGGRVMATAAKVAGIGVTKGGFKGAGGFGGFSQATEQFRVKTAATATAATSKPVSASISTAVVHPCVEEDGMVMQRPVWDDWEFAEEEEPIPRVVFSKPPSLEEAKEATEDLKEAINMVYMSSPNSSSAAIERSNDGGSVSKMISGLQSSENRAVESPVPQVALQAFAFLSENTAAQTVVASIACDPKVWDAVMENKDLMKFLKTNNTAASSQVESDNDDQSERSSTTECEVMEEKPLEILEILQDVKLKVVRMMENVSSYFGGLFGLGSETEEGKDKKQTLFNDPRSLFGLAVVVIFMVVLKRA; encoded by the exons ATGGGAGGAGGAAGAGTGATGGCGACGGCAGCCAAGGTTGCTGGAATCGGAGTTACGAAAGGAGGATTCAAGGGAGCAGGAGGATTCGGTGGCTTCTCTCAGGCGACCGAACAGTTTAGGGTTAAAACCGCAGCAACGGCGACGGCGGCTACGTCTAAACCGGTTTCGGCTTCGATATCAACGGCGGTGGTTCATCCATGTGTTGAAGAAGATGGGATGGTTATGCAGAGACCGGTTTGGGACGATTGGGAATTCGCTGAGGAAGAGGAGCCGATTCCTAGGGTTGTTTTCAGCAAACCTCCTAGTCTTGAAGAGGCTAAAGAAGCTACTGAAGATCTCAAAGAAGCTATTAATAT GGTGTATATGTCATCTCCAAATTCGTCTTCTGCGGCTATAGAACGATCAAATGATGGTGGTTCTGTTTCCAAAATGATCTCTGGTCTTCAATCTTCTGAGAACAGAGCTGTTGAGTCACCTGTTCCACAGGTTGCTCTTCAAGCGTTTGCTTTTCTCAGTGAAAACACTGCTGCGCAG ACTGTTGTTGCTTCCATTGCGTGTGACCCAAAAGTTTGGGATGCTGTTATGGAGAATAAGGATCTTATGAAATTTCTCAAGACCAACAATACTG CTGCTTCCTCTCAAGTTGAATCTGATAATGACGACCAATCTGAACGTTCTAGCACGACCGAGTGTGAAGTCATGGAAGAAAAGCCGCTAGAAATCTTGGAGATTCTGCAAGACGTGAAGCTAAAAGTGGTTAGAATGATGGAAAACGTCTCATCCTACTTTGGGGGTTTGTTTGGGTTAGGAtctgaaacagaggaaggaaAAGACAAGAAGCAGACGTTGTTCAACGACCCTCGTTCTCTGTTTGGTTTAGCTGTGGTTGTTATCTTCATGGTAGTTTTAAAACGTGCTTAA
- the LOC104761472 gene encoding uncharacterized protein LOC104761472 — protein sequence MSLLLSRLSRIRPGKPASLRSSLLLILSNGFSTSLLQTPPCSIIRAIPCGGGLGKLIVSYANDGGITSLEKKVPLELIMKRVIKEMVTIGASHGWIATFDMEDEVLRLQDDLNPAASDTHPKRIPLPYLVTLPHCQTEIITNVSMSTPSPEDEDCIVAVKFFGPQLSFCKPSQSKPKWHNISFDNRCFYSSRIIFSKKDNMFRMLGSGGHLIASWDLSEHKRKPMLQKVRYQNLSELTETKREHLYSCFTSDHLVESESTGETFLVKWYQETAEIVDGVAKMKTKDVLVFKLDEEGNAVYTNDIGDLCMFLSKSEPFCVPSASFPGMGRNNVLIWDVDGDTFLHLDDSYPIITHVGELSAPFHIPPQNLN from the coding sequence ATGTCTCTGCTTCTTAGCCGTCTCTCTAGGATCCGCCCAGGGAAACCTGCGTCCCTgagatcatctcttcttcttattctctctaaTGGTTTCTCAACTTCCTTGCTGCAAACTCCTCCTTGTTCCATCATCCGCGCTATTCCTTGTGGAGGGGGTCTCGGAAAACTCATCGTTAGCTATGCTAATGACGGTGGCATCACTAGTTTGGAAAAGAAGGTTCCCCTGGAGTTGATAATGAAGAGAGTTATCAAAGAGATGGTAACGATCGGAGCATCTCATGGGTGGATAGCTACTTTCGATATGGAAGACGAAGTTCTGCGACTCCAAGACGATCTAAACCCTGCTGCATCGGATACACATCCGAAACGTATTCCCCTGCCTTATCTTGTTACTCTGCCTCATTGCCAAACCGAGATTATCACCAACGTGTCAATGTCCACACCTTCTCCAGAGGATGAAGACTGTATTGTTGCTGTCAAGTTCTTTGGACCTCAACTCAGCTTTTGCAAACCCTCTCAAAGTAAACCCAAGTGGCACAACATAAGCTTCGATAACCGTTGTTTTTACTCCTCCCGTATCATCTTTTCCAAGAAAGACAACATGTTTCGTATGCTCGGATCTGGAGGCCATCTAATCGCATCATGGGATCTCAGTGAACACAAGCGCAAACCCATGCTTCAGAAGGTGCGTTATCAAAACCTTTCCGAGCTGACAGAGACCAAACGGGAGCATCTGTATTCGTGCTTCACAAGCGACCACTTGGTGGAGTCAGAATCCACGGGTGAAACTTTCTTGGTGAAGTGGTACCAGGAGACTGCTGAGATCGTCGACGGTGTTgcgaaaatgaaaacaaaagatgtaTTAGTGTTCAAGCTTGACGAAGAAGGGAACGCGGTTTACACTAATGACATTGGAGATCTCTGCATGTTCCTCTCAAAGTCAGAACCTTTCTGTGTCCCTTCTGCTTCTTTTCCTGGCATGGGCAGAAACAACGTCCTAATCTGGGATGTGGACGGAGACACATTTTTGCATCTGGATGATTCTTACCCCATCATTACTCATGTTGGCGAACTCTCGGCCCCTTTCCACATTCCACCTCAAAATCTAAACTAG